In a genomic window of Trichoderma atroviride chromosome 4, complete sequence:
- a CDS encoding uncharacterized protein (EggNog:ENOG41) has protein sequence MGLAGTESGGIDLLFHTNTKSGKTNDLSNDPHVNVSFINSSGEWASVAGQASVVTDRDLVKKTYSSGLKAWLGDLGDKVHNGSENDPHIGIFCVLTIKEFNKYIIKFK, from the coding sequence ATGGGCTTGGCTGGAACGGAATCCGGTGGCATCGATCTTCTCTTCCACACAAACACCAAGTCCGGCAAGACCAACGACCTATCCAACGATCCCCATGTGAATGTGTCTTTTATCAACAGCTCCGGCGAGTGGGCTTCCGTCGCAGGCCAGGCGAGTGTTGTGACTGATCGCGATCTGGTCAAGAAGACGTATAGCAGCGGACTCAAGGCGTGGCTGGGCGATCTTGGTGACAAAGTTCACAATGGCTCAGAGAATGATCCGCATATCGGAATTTTTTGTGTCCTAActataaaagaatttaataaatatattataaaatttaaataa